From a region of the Salvelinus alpinus chromosome 2, SLU_Salpinus.1, whole genome shotgun sequence genome:
- the LOC139559953 gene encoding scm-like with four MBT domains protein 1 isoform X1 has product MNSETQESGGGSDLESDFNWDEYLEENGVLAVPHHAFKHVDRSLQTGLAPGMMLEVSVRSEPDQPYWVATIITACGQLLLLRYEGYHDDRRADFWSDIMTSDLHPLGWGRQQGRPMRPPDGVCEKHGDWEAVLEEALAQGGSAPAHLLQGAQTGGDPADLFPMGWCVELQDSVDPGVAWGAQVEDNIGGRLCLRYAGTEGLTQSLARRWLFYLDPLLHPPGWAEENSCSLTPPAVLRGLRSEAEWEEVRKTIRQPKEESFNQDFFKDRPVLSPHCFSEGMKLEAVNPAAPFNISPATVTKVLSEQYFLVQMDSLQGDSEGAGPGSSFLCHHGSTEIFPVQWSLKNGVPLSPPPGYQGQDFDWAYYLKQCGAEGAPESCFPVEQSDHDFVEFMRLEAVNPIAPKYIHMATVTRVRGQHIWLGLEGLKQTLPDIITHVDSLDIFPVSWCGSNGYPLQHPSNATAPRKSCVAVVQPEKQSQLKATPHAARQQDLSQSESAQGNGKYSCPKIFFNHLCFSGPYLNKGRIAELPQSIGPGNCVLVLKEVLTLLISSAYKPSRVLRELQQDPELRRHGQGETLKAKYKGKSYRATVGISRTADQVAEFCRKTCVRLECCPNLITPHMVREHCSENCSLLTKTKYTHYYGKKKTKRIGRPPGGHTNLDISTKEGSRRKKRKPLSVCKKHLFTSVDSTPACSPLGSGEEEDLDEDYSLSESGSEQQGDSEVLERKSQPASPRPTPTEPRPREGPRRQRRKTPQLTSYSDDENQPPSPTSGRVEVQEKLHLDSSPLGWSITDVTHFIRTTDCSPLARIFRDQEIDGQALLLLSLPTVQECMGLKLGPAIKLCHLIERVKLAFYQHFAS; this is encoded by the exons ATGAACTCCGAGACACAGGAATCTG GAGGGGGCTCTGACCTGGAGTCTGACTTCAACTGGGATGAATATCTGGAGGAGAATGGAGTATTGGCGGTTCCACATCACGCCTTCAAACAT GTGGACCGTAGCCTGCAGACAGGGCTGGCCCCAGGGATGATGCTGGAGGTGTCTGTGCGTTCGGAGCCTGACCAACCCTACTGGGTGGCTACCATCATCACTGCCTGTGGCCAACTGCTGCTGCTGCGCTATGAGGGTTACCACGACGACCGACGAGCAGACTTCTGGTCTGACatcatgacctctgacctccaCCCTCTGGGGTGGGGTAGGCAGCAGGGGCGACCAATGAGACCACCCGATG GTGTTTGTGAGAAACATGGTGACTGGGAGGCTGTCCTAGAGGAGGCTCTGGCTCAGGGAGGGAGTGCACCAGCACACCTACTGCAGGGG GCTCAGACAGGGGGAGACCCAGCAGACCTGTTTCCCATGGGGTGGTGTGTGGAGCTGCAGGACAGTGTGGACCCAGGGGTGGCCTGGGGGGCGCAGGTGGAGGACAACATAGGGGGCCGTCTGTGTCTGCGCTACGCTGGGACAGAGGGGCTCACCCAGTCACTGGCCAGGCGATGGCTATTCTACCTGGACCCCCTCCTGCACCCACCTGGCTGGGCTGAGGAGAACAGCTGCTCTCTCACCCCACCTGCTG TGCTTCGTGGTTTGCGCAGTGAAGCAGagtgggaggaggtgagaaaGACCATCAGACAGCCTAAAGAAGAATCCTTCAATCAAGACTTCTTTAAG GACAGGccagtcctctctcctcactgCTTCTCTGAGGGGATGAAGTTGGAGGCGGTGAACCCCGCTGCCCCCTTCAACATCAGCCCAGCTACTGTCACCAAG GTGTTGAGCGAACAGTACTTCCTGGTGCAGatggacagcctacagggagacagTGAGGGGGCGGGGCCTGGCTCATCCTTCCTCTGTCACCATGGAAGCACTGAAATCTTCCCTGTCCAGTGGAGCCTTAAAAATGGGGTACCCCTCAGTCCCCCTCCAG GTTACCAGGGTCAGGACTTTGACTGGGCGTATTACCTGAAACAGTGTGGCGCAGAGGGAGCGCCAGAGAGCTGTTTTCCTGTG GAGCAGAGTGATCATGACTTTGTTGAGTTCATGAGGCTGGAGGCGGTGAATCCCATCGCTCCTAAATACATCCACATGGCAACTGTaaccagggtcagaggtcagcacATCTGGCTGGGTCTAGAAG GGTTGAAGCAGACTCTGCCTGACATCATCACGCATGTGGATTCTCTGGACATCTTTCCAGTCAGCTGGTGTGGGAGTAACGGCTACcccctccaacacccctccaACGCTACAG CTCCGAGGAAGAGCTGTGTGGCCGTGGTGCAACCAGAGAAGCA ATCTCAACTTAAAGCCACGCCCCATGCAGCGAGGCAGCAGGAtctgagccaatcagagagcg CTCAGGGGAACGGAAAGTACAGCTGCCCAAAGATCTTCTTCAACCACCTCTGTTTCTCTGGCCCCTACCTGAACAAGGGCCGCATCGCAGAGCTGCCCCAGAGCATAGGCCCCGGCAACTGTGTCCTGGTGCTgaaagag GTGTTGACGCTGCTGATCAGCTCGGCCTACAAGCCCAGCCGGGTGCTGAGGGAGCTGCAGCAGGACCCAGAGCTGAGGCGGCACGGCCAGGGAGAGACTCTCAAGGCCAA GTACAAAGGGAAGAGTTACCGGGCCACTGTGGGGATTTCCCGTACGGCTGACCAGGTGGCTGAGTTCTGCAGGAAGACATGTGTAAGGCTGGAATGCTGCCCCAACCTGATCACACCTCACATGGTGCGGGAACACTGCTCAGAGAACTGTTCCCTGCTCACCAAGACTAAATACA CTCATTACTACGGTAAGAAGAAGACCAAGCGCATTGGCCGTCCCCCTGGCGGTCACACTAACCTGGATATCAGCACCAAAGAGGGGagcaggaggaagaagaggaagccCCTGTCTGTCTGCAAAAAACACCTGTTTACCTCTGTGGACAGCACCCCTGCTTGCTCCCCACTG ggtagtggagaggaggaggacctgGATGAGGACTACTCTCTGAGTGAGTCGGGCTCAGAGCAGCAGGGTGACTCTGAGGTGTTAGAGAGGAAGTCCCAGCCCGCCTCTCCCCGTCCCACCCCTACAGAACCTCGCCCTCGGGAAGGACCCCGCCGCCAGCGCAGGAAAACCCCCCAATTAACCTCCTACTCAGATGATGAGAACCAGCCCCCCTCACCTACG AGTGGGCGGGTGGAGGTGCAGGAGAAGCTGCATCTGGACAGCAGTCCTCTGGGCTGGAGCATCACTGACGTGACTCACTTCATCAGAACCACTGACTGTTCCCCGCTGGCACGCATATTCAGGGACCAA GAGATAGATGGCCAGGCCCTGCTGTTGCTGAGCCTGCCCACAGTACAGGAGTGTATGGGGCTGAAGCTGGGCCCTGCCATCAAACTGTGTCACCTTATAGAGAGGGTCAAACTGGCCTTTTACCAGCACTTTGCCAgctga
- the LOC139559953 gene encoding scm-like with four MBT domains protein 1 isoform X2, translating into MNSETQESGGGSDLESDFNWDEYLEENGVLAVPHHAFKHVDRSLQTGLAPGMMLEVSVRSEPDQPYWVATIITACGQLLLLRYEGYHDDRRADFWSDIMTSDLHPLGWGRQQGRPMRPPDGVCEKHGDWEAVLEEALAQGGSAPAHLLQGAQTGGDPADLFPMGWCVELQDSVDPGVAWGAQVEDNIGGRLCLRYAGTEGLTQSLARRWLFYLDPLLHPPGWAEENSCSLTPPAVLRGLRSEAEWEEVRKTIRQPKEESFNQDFFKDRPVLSPHCFSEGMKLEAVNPAAPFNISPATVTKVLSEQYFLVQMDSLQGDSEGAGPGSSFLCHHGSTEIFPVQWSLKNGVPLSPPPGYQGQDFDWAYYLKQCGAEGAPESCFPVSDHDFVEFMRLEAVNPIAPKYIHMATVTRVRGQHIWLGLEGLKQTLPDIITHVDSLDIFPVSWCGSNGYPLQHPSNATAPRKSCVAVVQPEKQSQLKATPHAARQQDLSQSESAQGNGKYSCPKIFFNHLCFSGPYLNKGRIAELPQSIGPGNCVLVLKEVLTLLISSAYKPSRVLRELQQDPELRRHGQGETLKAKYKGKSYRATVGISRTADQVAEFCRKTCVRLECCPNLITPHMVREHCSENCSLLTKTKYTHYYGKKKTKRIGRPPGGHTNLDISTKEGSRRKKRKPLSVCKKHLFTSVDSTPACSPLGSGEEEDLDEDYSLSESGSEQQGDSEVLERKSQPASPRPTPTEPRPREGPRRQRRKTPQLTSYSDDENQPPSPTSGRVEVQEKLHLDSSPLGWSITDVTHFIRTTDCSPLARIFRDQEIDGQALLLLSLPTVQECMGLKLGPAIKLCHLIERVKLAFYQHFAS; encoded by the exons ATGAACTCCGAGACACAGGAATCTG GAGGGGGCTCTGACCTGGAGTCTGACTTCAACTGGGATGAATATCTGGAGGAGAATGGAGTATTGGCGGTTCCACATCACGCCTTCAAACAT GTGGACCGTAGCCTGCAGACAGGGCTGGCCCCAGGGATGATGCTGGAGGTGTCTGTGCGTTCGGAGCCTGACCAACCCTACTGGGTGGCTACCATCATCACTGCCTGTGGCCAACTGCTGCTGCTGCGCTATGAGGGTTACCACGACGACCGACGAGCAGACTTCTGGTCTGACatcatgacctctgacctccaCCCTCTGGGGTGGGGTAGGCAGCAGGGGCGACCAATGAGACCACCCGATG GTGTTTGTGAGAAACATGGTGACTGGGAGGCTGTCCTAGAGGAGGCTCTGGCTCAGGGAGGGAGTGCACCAGCACACCTACTGCAGGGG GCTCAGACAGGGGGAGACCCAGCAGACCTGTTTCCCATGGGGTGGTGTGTGGAGCTGCAGGACAGTGTGGACCCAGGGGTGGCCTGGGGGGCGCAGGTGGAGGACAACATAGGGGGCCGTCTGTGTCTGCGCTACGCTGGGACAGAGGGGCTCACCCAGTCACTGGCCAGGCGATGGCTATTCTACCTGGACCCCCTCCTGCACCCACCTGGCTGGGCTGAGGAGAACAGCTGCTCTCTCACCCCACCTGCTG TGCTTCGTGGTTTGCGCAGTGAAGCAGagtgggaggaggtgagaaaGACCATCAGACAGCCTAAAGAAGAATCCTTCAATCAAGACTTCTTTAAG GACAGGccagtcctctctcctcactgCTTCTCTGAGGGGATGAAGTTGGAGGCGGTGAACCCCGCTGCCCCCTTCAACATCAGCCCAGCTACTGTCACCAAG GTGTTGAGCGAACAGTACTTCCTGGTGCAGatggacagcctacagggagacagTGAGGGGGCGGGGCCTGGCTCATCCTTCCTCTGTCACCATGGAAGCACTGAAATCTTCCCTGTCCAGTGGAGCCTTAAAAATGGGGTACCCCTCAGTCCCCCTCCAG GTTACCAGGGTCAGGACTTTGACTGGGCGTATTACCTGAAACAGTGTGGCGCAGAGGGAGCGCCAGAGAGCTGTTTTCCTGTG AGTGATCATGACTTTGTTGAGTTCATGAGGCTGGAGGCGGTGAATCCCATCGCTCCTAAATACATCCACATGGCAACTGTaaccagggtcagaggtcagcacATCTGGCTGGGTCTAGAAG GGTTGAAGCAGACTCTGCCTGACATCATCACGCATGTGGATTCTCTGGACATCTTTCCAGTCAGCTGGTGTGGGAGTAACGGCTACcccctccaacacccctccaACGCTACAG CTCCGAGGAAGAGCTGTGTGGCCGTGGTGCAACCAGAGAAGCA ATCTCAACTTAAAGCCACGCCCCATGCAGCGAGGCAGCAGGAtctgagccaatcagagagcg CTCAGGGGAACGGAAAGTACAGCTGCCCAAAGATCTTCTTCAACCACCTCTGTTTCTCTGGCCCCTACCTGAACAAGGGCCGCATCGCAGAGCTGCCCCAGAGCATAGGCCCCGGCAACTGTGTCCTGGTGCTgaaagag GTGTTGACGCTGCTGATCAGCTCGGCCTACAAGCCCAGCCGGGTGCTGAGGGAGCTGCAGCAGGACCCAGAGCTGAGGCGGCACGGCCAGGGAGAGACTCTCAAGGCCAA GTACAAAGGGAAGAGTTACCGGGCCACTGTGGGGATTTCCCGTACGGCTGACCAGGTGGCTGAGTTCTGCAGGAAGACATGTGTAAGGCTGGAATGCTGCCCCAACCTGATCACACCTCACATGGTGCGGGAACACTGCTCAGAGAACTGTTCCCTGCTCACCAAGACTAAATACA CTCATTACTACGGTAAGAAGAAGACCAAGCGCATTGGCCGTCCCCCTGGCGGTCACACTAACCTGGATATCAGCACCAAAGAGGGGagcaggaggaagaagaggaagccCCTGTCTGTCTGCAAAAAACACCTGTTTACCTCTGTGGACAGCACCCCTGCTTGCTCCCCACTG ggtagtggagaggaggaggacctgGATGAGGACTACTCTCTGAGTGAGTCGGGCTCAGAGCAGCAGGGTGACTCTGAGGTGTTAGAGAGGAAGTCCCAGCCCGCCTCTCCCCGTCCCACCCCTACAGAACCTCGCCCTCGGGAAGGACCCCGCCGCCAGCGCAGGAAAACCCCCCAATTAACCTCCTACTCAGATGATGAGAACCAGCCCCCCTCACCTACG AGTGGGCGGGTGGAGGTGCAGGAGAAGCTGCATCTGGACAGCAGTCCTCTGGGCTGGAGCATCACTGACGTGACTCACTTCATCAGAACCACTGACTGTTCCCCGCTGGCACGCATATTCAGGGACCAA GAGATAGATGGCCAGGCCCTGCTGTTGCTGAGCCTGCCCACAGTACAGGAGTGTATGGGGCTGAAGCTGGGCCCTGCCATCAAACTGTGTCACCTTATAGAGAGGGTCAAACTGGCCTTTTACCAGCACTTTGCCAgctga